One genomic region from Maridesulfovibrio frigidus DSM 17176 encodes:
- the nuoH gene encoding NADH-quinone oxidoreductase subunit NuoH encodes MSQIPVELVKILIALVAVAAFVGLNGLVLVYLERKVAGHIQRRPGPFEVGPHGLLQPLADAVKLIGKQLFTPKNADGFLFWLAPILSFMPVLLLFLPLPFGPKLTGMNLNLGLLLILAFSGLNVLATCLAGWGSNNKYGILGAARAVSQSVAYEIPLLLSVLAIAFQTGSLNLSEVVAGQGSWPWQWNFMVQPLAFIIFFVSALGETNRAPFDLAEAESELTAGFHTEYSGMGFGMFFLAEYANMIVVCSVAVALFLGGWNGPFFDGAWWFLAKVYVLLLVMIWLRWTFPRVRFDQLLNLNWKWLMPLALLNLLITAFVTKLS; translated from the coding sequence ATGTCTCAAATACCCGTTGAACTGGTTAAAATACTTATTGCCCTTGTGGCTGTTGCTGCATTCGTAGGGCTTAACGGACTTGTTCTGGTTTACCTTGAACGTAAGGTGGCAGGGCATATCCAACGTAGGCCCGGACCTTTTGAAGTTGGTCCGCACGGTCTTTTGCAGCCTCTAGCAGATGCTGTAAAATTGATCGGTAAGCAGCTTTTCACTCCTAAAAATGCGGATGGATTCCTATTTTGGCTTGCGCCGATTCTGTCATTCATGCCCGTACTCTTGCTCTTTTTGCCTTTACCTTTTGGACCGAAACTAACTGGAATGAACCTGAATCTGGGACTATTACTGATTCTGGCTTTTTCCGGTCTTAATGTTCTTGCTACCTGTCTTGCGGGATGGGGATCCAATAACAAATATGGTATTTTGGGGGCGGCCAGAGCTGTATCTCAGTCTGTCGCTTATGAAATTCCCTTGTTGTTGTCGGTGCTTGCAATTGCATTCCAGACAGGTTCGCTGAACCTTTCAGAGGTTGTGGCGGGACAGGGCAGCTGGCCTTGGCAGTGGAACTTCATGGTTCAGCCTTTAGCATTTATTATCTTTTTTGTAAGTGCTCTTGGTGAAACGAACCGCGCTCCTTTTGACCTTGCTGAGGCTGAAAGTGAACTTACAGCTGGTTTCCATACTGAGTACTCAGGAATGGGATTCGGTATGTTCTTTCTTGCTGAATATGCCAACATGATTGTTGTCTGTTCAGTTGCTGTTGCTCTTTTCTTAGGTGGCTGGAACGGGCCGTTCTTTGACGGAGCCTGGTGGTTCCTCGCAAAAGTATATGTTCTTTTGCTTGTAATGATCTGGCTGCGCTGGACTTTCCCGAGAGTTCGTTTTGATCAGCTTTTGAATCTTAATTGGAAGTGGCTCATGCCTCTTGCTCTTTTGAACTTGCTGATAACTGCCTTTGTAACCAAGCTTTCTTGA
- a CDS encoding NADH-quinone oxidoreductase subunit D, giving the protein MNAFPEGDFYTNHFEKGAKENTMILNMGPQHPSTHGVLRVILELDGEYIVRAEPVLGYLHRMHEKMAEFKSWVQFMPNMGRVDYLHPLAWNHAWVGAVEKLAEIEVPERAEYIRVITSELNRISSHLLWWGAYLLDLGAFTPIMYAFDDRERILDLMQKPTGSRLTYSSFRIGGVMNDLDDGFLKDCAELVPYLRSRLPLYKDLVTENVILRKRIEDVGYMDKDMCLRYGATGPLIRGAGVKHDTRTIEPYSVYDKFDWDVPVYKEADAMARYMVRMDEIEQSLRIVEQAVAMIPDGDFMIKKRPKPAWKAPAGEAYFASEGARGKVGIHIVSDGSKTPYRVKLRAPGFSNLNVFAECSKGTMLADAVAILGSLDMVIPEIDR; this is encoded by the coding sequence ATGAATGCATTTCCTGAAGGCGATTTTTATACCAACCACTTCGAGAAAGGGGCTAAAGAGAACACCATGATTTTGAACATGGGTCCTCAGCATCCTTCCACCCACGGTGTACTGCGGGTGATTCTCGAACTTGATGGTGAATATATTGTCCGCGCTGAACCTGTACTCGGCTATCTGCATCGTATGCATGAGAAAATGGCAGAGTTTAAATCATGGGTTCAGTTCATGCCCAACATGGGCAGAGTTGATTATCTACATCCGCTTGCTTGGAACCATGCGTGGGTCGGAGCCGTTGAAAAACTGGCCGAGATCGAAGTTCCAGAGCGAGCTGAATATATCAGAGTTATAACATCTGAATTAAACAGAATATCTTCACATTTGTTGTGGTGGGGAGCTTATCTACTTGATCTCGGAGCTTTTACTCCAATCATGTATGCTTTCGATGACCGTGAACGAATTCTGGATCTAATGCAGAAACCAACTGGTTCAAGGCTCACGTATAGTTCTTTCCGCATCGGCGGAGTTATGAATGACCTTGATGACGGATTTCTAAAAGATTGTGCAGAACTTGTACCTTACCTGCGCAGTCGTCTACCTCTCTATAAAGACCTGGTAACTGAGAATGTGATTCTCCGTAAGAGAATCGAAGATGTCGGTTACATGGATAAGGATATGTGTCTGCGCTACGGTGCAACCGGGCCACTCATTCGTGGAGCCGGGGTCAAGCACGATACTCGTACTATAGAGCCATACTCTGTTTACGATAAGTTTGACTGGGACGTCCCTGTTTATAAAGAAGCTGATGCAATGGCTAGATATATGGTCCGTATGGATGAAATCGAGCAGAGTCTGCGCATTGTTGAGCAGGCTGTAGCTATGATCCCTGACGGCGACTTTATGATTAAAAAGAGGCCTAAGCCTGCTTGGAAAGCTCCAGCTGGTGAAGCTTATTTTGCGTCTGAAGGTGCTCGCGGGAAGGTTGGAATTCATATTGTGAGTGATGGCAGCAAGACTCCTTACAGAGTTAAGCTTCGCGCTCCAGGATTTTCAAATCTTAATGTTTTCGCTGAATGTTCGAAAGGGACGATGTTGGCTGATGCCGTTGCCATTCTCGGCAGCCTAGACATGGTAATCCCTGAAATCGACAGGTAG
- a CDS encoding NADH-quinone oxidoreductase subunit C has protein sequence MAAKKKLLDSVTPLMVSKCSFDKTGLNFNVFLSPDDIPAAAKEMLRKEYYLEDIDAVDVVEGFLITYHYARFESSERVAHRVMVTHAEPVVPTISDIYQGADWHERECTDFHAIKFSGHPNLIPLLLDPETPQGVLLKTEKSRKSLRDLIDFGESVFTTDGFTPFGEAQADLKEPK, from the coding sequence ATGGCAGCGAAAAAAAAATTGCTCGATTCCGTTACTCCTTTGATGGTTTCCAAGTGTTCATTTGATAAAACAGGCCTTAATTTTAATGTGTTTTTATCTCCAGATGATATTCCTGCAGCAGCTAAAGAAATGCTCAGAAAGGAATATTATCTCGAAGATATTGACGCCGTAGATGTTGTTGAAGGTTTCTTGATCACTTATCATTATGCACGATTTGAATCCTCTGAGCGGGTGGCTCATCGGGTTATGGTAACACATGCTGAACCAGTGGTTCCGACTATCTCTGATATTTATCAGGGGGCAGACTGGCATGAGCGTGAGTGTACTGATTTTCATGCAATAAAATTCAGCGGTCATCCTAATTTAATTCCCTTGTTACTTGATCCTGAGACTCCGCAGGGTGTTTTGCTTAAGACTGAGAAGTCTCGCAAATCATTGCGCGATCTGATTGATTTTGGGGAATCTGTATTTACTACTGACGGCTTTACACCGTTTGGTGAGGCTCAGGCCGACCTTAAAGAACCGAAATAG
- a CDS encoding NADH-quinone oxidoreductase subunit B, which produces MAEENILTTGGHHIEEGLVHLQLAEDAMDICRSMSLWPMTFGLACCAIEMMACGMARFDMARYGAEVFRPSARQADLMIVAGTVTKKMAPAVVRLYEQMPAPKWVMALGNCAISGGPFKFKDQYGIIEGVDKLIPVDVFVPGCPPRPEALLEGLFEIQQKVSGKRWWPVPEALQKEKF; this is translated from the coding sequence ATGGCCGAGGAAAATATCCTAACTACGGGTGGGCATCATATTGAAGAGGGCCTTGTGCATCTTCAACTTGCAGAGGATGCAATGGATATATGTAGATCCATGTCCCTTTGGCCTATGACCTTCGGACTGGCTTGCTGTGCTATCGAAATGATGGCTTGCGGTATGGCTCGGTTTGATATGGCTCGTTATGGAGCTGAGGTTTTTCGCCCATCAGCCAGACAGGCAGATTTAATGATTGTTGCAGGTACTGTAACAAAAAAAATGGCTCCGGCAGTTGTGAGATTGTATGAACAGATGCCTGCTCCTAAGTGGGTCATGGCTCTTGGTAATTGCGCAATTTCGGGTGGTCCTTTTAAATTTAAGGATCAGTACGGCATCATTGAAGGTGTCGATAAGCTGATTCCGGTTGATGTTTTTGTGCCGGGCTGTCCGCCACGCCCTGAAGCTTTACTCGAGGGGTTATTCGAGATTCAGCAGAAGGTGTCTGGTAAGCGTTGGTGGCCTGTTCCTGAAGCTCTTCAAAAGGAGAAATTCTAA
- a CDS encoding NADH-quinone oxidoreductase subunit A has translation MVFTWLQLAIFLFMLGGLLFAGGPLILSWIIAPRAKGGDIGMSYECGMKPHGRAWNQFGISYYVYALLFLAFDVDVLYLFPVAVWYPQADGMVAFYKVAIFMGVLALAIIYFWRKGVFTWPRKIS, from the coding sequence ATGGTATTTACCTGGCTTCAGTTAGCCATTTTTCTTTTCATGCTTGGTGGACTGCTTTTTGCGGGAGGGCCATTGATCCTATCTTGGATCATTGCTCCGCGTGCGAAAGGTGGTGACATAGGAATGTCTTACGAGTGTGGAATGAAACCCCATGGGCGAGCATGGAACCAGTTCGGGATCAGTTATTATGTTTACGCACTGCTTTTTTTAGCATTCGACGTAGATGTTCTTTATCTTTTCCCGGTAGCTGTTTGGTATCCGCAGGCAGACGGAATGGTGGCTTTTTATAAAGTGGCAATTTTTATGGGCGTTTTGGCTCTTGCAATCATCTACTTCTGGAGAAAAGGGGTATTCACATGGCCGAGGAAAATATCCTAA
- a CDS encoding two-component system response regulator produces MHNPLKILIVDDNVVNLMLYDRLLRNEGAEIFKAENGEDTVVLCENNDFALILLDVQMPGMDGYETAKAIKCIPACKLVPIIFLTAIYKDPAYARMGYEAGAVDFLTQPIDPPILRSKVGVFLELKRQKDLLEREIAQRIKTEKALRIAEEKYRNIFVRAVEGIFRSTIDGEFLEINPAFARILGFDSPEDVLSHNISSSNIVDLKDRPLYLEALKRDKYLNDFEMRVKRKDGSIVWVSESSRLFEEDGEFFIEGVVEDVTQRKMCELDLQEKATLDELTGVPNRYLFFDRLESSLARARRYDEKLALLFIDLDNFKSVNDQFGHHAGDALLLKVANRLKSRLRSSDTLARLGGDEFCVLLERPTDKADIQRVAEDFTACLLDPFKIDDIVCKVGASIGISVFPDDANLAKDLVQCADSAMYKVKDGSSSRFCFYNGLTSQD; encoded by the coding sequence ATGCACAATCCACTCAAAATACTTATCGTAGATGATAATGTCGTAAATCTAATGCTGTATGATAGACTATTACGCAATGAAGGAGCTGAAATCTTCAAAGCGGAAAATGGTGAAGATACTGTGGTTCTTTGCGAAAATAATGATTTTGCTCTCATTCTTTTGGATGTGCAAATGCCGGGTATGGATGGCTATGAAACTGCTAAAGCTATTAAATGTATTCCAGCCTGCAAATTGGTTCCAATAATTTTTCTGACGGCAATATACAAAGATCCTGCCTATGCTCGCATGGGTTATGAAGCAGGAGCTGTTGATTTTCTGACTCAGCCGATTGATCCGCCTATACTTCGGAGTAAGGTCGGGGTGTTTCTTGAGCTGAAAAGGCAAAAGGACTTATTAGAGCGTGAAATTGCTCAGCGTATTAAAACTGAGAAGGCTTTGCGCATAGCTGAAGAGAAGTATCGAAATATTTTTGTCCGTGCGGTGGAAGGTATTTTTAGATCAACTATTGACGGTGAATTTTTAGAAATTAATCCAGCTTTCGCTCGTATTCTCGGTTTCGACTCTCCTGAGGATGTTCTTAGTCATAATATTTCAAGCTCAAATATTGTTGATCTGAAAGATAGGCCTTTGTATCTCGAAGCGTTGAAGCGGGATAAATATTTGAATGACTTTGAGATGCGTGTGAAAAGAAAAGACGGATCTATAGTCTGGGTTTCAGAAAGTTCAAGACTATTTGAGGAAGATGGGGAATTTTTCATAGAAGGTGTTGTTGAAGATGTCACTCAGCGCAAAATGTGCGAACTTGATCTTCAGGAAAAAGCAACTCTGGATGAGTTAACAGGTGTTCCAAACAGATATCTTTTCTTTGATAGGTTAGAAAGTTCTTTAGCCCGTGCTCGTCGCTATGATGAGAAACTTGCACTTCTTTTTATTGATTTAGATAATTTTAAATCAGTCAATGATCAATTTGGGCATCACGCCGGTGATGCATTGCTTTTAAAAGTTGCCAATCGGTTGAAGTCTAGGCTCCGTTCTTCTGATACTCTTGCTCGTCTTGGTGGCGATGAATTTTGTGTTCTTCTAGAGCGTCCTACTGATAAGGCTGATATTCAAAGAGTTGCCGAAGATTTTACAGCCTGTTTGCTAGATCCTTTTAAGATTGATGATATTGTCTGCAAGGTGGGCGCATCAATTGGAATAAGTGTTTTTCCCGATGATGCAAATCTAGCAAAGGACTTAGTTCAGTGTGCAGATTCTGCTATGTATAAGGTTAAAGATGGATCCAGTAGTCGCTTCTGTTTTTATAATGGATTAACTTCTCAGGATTAA